From Cannabis sativa cultivar Pink pepper isolate KNU-18-1 chromosome 8, ASM2916894v1, whole genome shotgun sequence, a single genomic window includes:
- the LOC115700119 gene encoding receptor like protein 22 has translation MESYTFSLLFLGLCFFLPNCVKPQCHEDERNALLQFKESVIINKSVSEDPLAYPKLSSWKQETDCCSWQGVECNENTGNVIVLNLNSSFLYGSINSTSTLFHFPYLEKLNLADNHFNYSPIPSGLGRFPKLTHLNLSSSYFTGQIPSEMSKLTNLSSLDLSFLNLSSTVPSFLANFSSLSYLHLRNCGVYGEFPEKIFHLPKLEFLAPLHNQNLSGKFPEFRSGSPLKTIWFSRTSFSGTIPYSIGNLVSLEFLSVTKTKFTGTLPTSISKLKNLTYLDFSYNQFNGEFPTFLQNLTKLTILWLGGNQLTGQIPSWIGNLTSLNVLSFAKNKLSGPLPPSLSRLTNLRTLNLFENELNGTVDFSLFLNMTYLVELRLDDNNLTVTTRETEDMNMTNKFEILGLNMCNLNHFPNFLRYQDRLRYLDLGGNNIHGSIPKWIWNSSVETMAYLALNDNLLTSLEVADNNNMNNASSPQSDDKEFPLFCNLKSLQLLDLSNNLFSGLTLPKCMENPNNLLAVLNIKNNHFHGTIPQLCSNEGRNSFKMVDISYNQFEGPIPRSMAKCLRLESLNMGDNQLFDVFPSWLGTLPNLRLLILRSNRLHGIITNPVSSFEFQNLRVIDLSHNNFTGQFPSKYLENWNAMKVIESSTSYMKTESSFEAVRRTWMLEYTYSTSITMKGSEVPYGKIQEVLVVIDLSSNRFEGKISEAIGSLQGLRVLNLSNNVLWGEIPSSLGNIARVESLDLSQNQLSGTIPQSLVQLTFLAFFNVSRNNLTGRIPRGNQLNTFENSSYMGNLGLCGDPLTLKCGTSSKDNLSEPDLEVDDSSSFIDFSWRTVVVGFAVGVIVGVIIENNVKTKKREYLWLWKKSNYNQRRLVRKVDDEETLELKY, from the coding sequence ATGGAGTCATACACGTTCTCATTACTGTTTCTAGGCTTGTGTTTCTTCCTCCCTAATTGTGTGAAGCCACAATGCCATGAAGATGAGAGAAACGCCTTGTTGCAATTCAAAGAGAGTGTTATCATAAATAAGTCAGTTTCTGAGGATCCTTTGGCCTATCCAAAACTTTCATCATGGAAGCAAGAAACCGATTGTTGCTCTTGGCAAGGAGTAGAGTGTAATGAAAACACAGGTAATGTCATAGTATTGAATCTCAATAGTAGTTTCCTTTATGGCTCTATCAACTCAACCAGCACTCTTTTCCATTTCCCTTATCTAGAGAAGCTTAACTTGGCTGATAATCACTTCAATTACTCTCCAATTCCATCTGGGTTGGGTCGTTTCCCAAAGTTGACACATCTCAATCTCTCTTCCTCCTATTTCACTGGACAAATCCCATCAGAAATGTCCAAACTCACCAATTTGTCATCTCTTGATCTTAGTTTTCTGAATTTGTCCTCTACAGTACCTAGTTTTCTTGCCAACTTCTCATCTCTAAGTTATCTTCACTTAAGAAATTGTGGAGTCTATGGAGAATTCCCAGAAAAAATCTTCCATCTTCCGAAACTCGAGTTTCTTGCACCTCTCCACAATCAAAATCTCAGTGGTAAATTCCCTGAGTTTCGATCAGGTAGTCCTCTTAAAACAATATGGTTTAGTCGTACTAGTTTCTCTGGTACTATACCTTATTCAATAGGTAACCTTGTTTCATTAGAATTTCTTAGCGTTACAAAAACCAAGTTTACTGGTACTCTTCCTACTTCAATCTCTAAACTAAAAAATCTTACCTATTTAGATTTTTCCTACAACCAATTTAACGGTGAATTCCCTACGTTTCTCCAAAATCTAACCAAGTTGACAATATTATGGTTGGGAGGGAACCAGCTAACAGGTCAAATCCCATCTTGGATTGGAAATCTTACAAGCTTAAATGTTTTAAGCTTCGCAAAAAATAAGCTGTCCGGTCCTTTACCGCCATCACTGTCTAGATTAACAAATCTCCGAACTCTGAATCTTTTCGAGAATGAATTGAATGGTACTGTGGATTTCAGCTTGTTTCTTAACATGACTTATCTGGTCGAACTACGACTTGATGATAATAATTTGACGGTGACCACCAGAGAAACGGAGGACATGAATATGACTAATAAGTTTGAGATCTTGGGATTGAACATGTGCAATTTAAAccattttccaaatttcttgagGTACCAAGATAGACTAAGGTATTTGGATCTTGGAGGAAACAATATTCATGGCTCAATACCCAAGTGGATATGGAATTCAAGCGTTGAAACGATGGCGTATTTGGCTCTTAATGATAACTTATTAACGAGCCTTGAAGTAGCAGACAACAACAACATGAACAACGCATCATCACCACAAAGTGATGACAAGGAATTTCCCTTGTTTTGTAACCTCAAGTCTCTTCAACTTCTTGATCTTTCGAACAACTTGTTCAGTGGGTTAACACTTCCAAAATGTatggagaatccaaacaacttgCTGGCAGTACTCAACATCAAAAACAACCACTTCCACGGTACTATTCCTCAACTATGCTCAAACGAGGGAAGAAACTCGTTCAAAATGGTTGATATAAGCTACAATCAATTCGAGGGACCGATCCCAAGATCAATGGCCAAATGTTTAAGACTTGAAAGTCTTAACATGGGAGACAACCAACTCTTTGATGTTTTCCCATCATGGCTAGGGACTCTACCAAACTTAAGACTACTCATACTACGATCCAATCGCCTTCATGGGATCATAACCAATCCAGTTTCAAGCTTCGAATTCCAAAATCTTCGCGTTATTGATCTTTCTCATAACAATTTCACAGGCCAGTTTCCATCCAAGTACTTGGAAAACTGGAACGCCATGAAAGTAATCGAGTCAAGCACGTCGTACATGAAAACAGAATCGAGTTTTGAAGCTGTTAGACGGACATGGATGTTGGAGTACACGTACTCCACCAGCATAACAATGAAAGGTAGCGAAGTACCTTATGGGAAGATCCAAGAAGTACTTGTGGTGATAGACTTGTCTAGCAATAGATTTGAAGGAAAGATTAGTGAGGCAATTGGAAGCTTACAAGGGCTTAGAGTTCTCAACCTTTCAAACAACGTTCTCTGGGGAGAAATTCCTTCGTCTTTGGGGAACATAGCAAGGGTCGAATCTCTGGATTTGTCACAAAACCAACTTTCAGGAACAATCCCTCAGAGCCTTGTTCAGCTCACTTTTCTAGCTTTCTTTAATGTCTCTCGTAACAATCTTACGGGACGTATACCGCGAGGGAATCAACTCAACACGTTTGAGAACAGTTCGTACATGGGAAACTTGGGCTTGTGTGGGGATCCATTGACTTTGAAGTGTGGAACTAGTTCGAAGGATAATTTGAGTGAACCGGATTTGGAAGTAGATGATTCTTCTTCATTTATTGACTTTAGTTGGAGAACTGTGGTTGTTGGGTTTGCTGTAGGAGTTATTGTTGGAGTTATTATTGAGAACAATGTGAAAACCAAGAAGAGAGAATACTTATGGTTATGGAAGAAGTCTAATTATAATCAGAGAAGACTCGTCAGAAAGGTCGATGATGAGGAGACTTTAGAACTTAAATACTAG